The DNA region CTTCCCACGTCAACGGTGTGGATATGCCCATCATGGCCCACAACGTCTCTGCACTTCTTGGCACTACAGGTGCGAGGCCGGCGGCTAGGTATTTCAGGGACCAGAAGGCGCGGTACAAAACCGCGTTGGCCGCCTCTGCGTCCTTCTTCGCCAATTCCCACGGCGCCCTGGCGTTGAGGTATTTGTTCCCCTCCCTCGCGATCTCCACAACTGTGTGCACCGCTTCTTTGAGCTCAATGGCGTCGTAGTGGGCCTCCGCCTTTTGAAACAGCTGAGCCACCTTTGAGATAAACTCCTCGTCCTCCGGCGAGGGCTTGCCGGGGGGAGGCACGGCGCCGCCCATCCTCGACTTGATGAAGGAGAGTACCCTGTTGGCGTAGTTCCCCACGTCGTCGTTAAGCACCTTGTTTATTACCTCAAGCGCCGTCTGCCAGGTAAAGCTTGTGTCTCTGTTCTCCGGCCGTATGTACACCAAGACGAAGCGCCAGTAGTCGGTGGGCAGTAGGTGGAGCGCCTCGTCTATCCAGATGCCCCACCTCCTGCTCTTGGAGAACTTGTCTCCCTCGTATAGTAGATATTCCGTCGAGGCCGTGGTGGTTGGCATGACGTAGTTCTCCCCGCTTGCCATTAGCAGGGCGGGGAGGATAATTACGTGGAACGGCACGTTGTCCTTCCCCACGAAGAACACCACCTTGGTCTCCTGATCGAGCCAGAAGCGCTTCCACTCCTCCTCTCTACCCAGCTTCTTGAAATACTCAACTACCGCCGATATATATCCCAACACCGCCTCGAACCAGACGTATATGGTCTTCCCCTCTGCGCCGGGGAACGGCGCCGGTATCCCCCACTTGTTGTCCCTAGTAATCGCCCTGGGCCTCATCCCCTCCTTCAACATGGCGAGAGACATCTCCTTGGCGTTTAGGGGCAAGTGAGGGTTCCCCTCGACGTACTTCCTAATCCTGTCCTCCAGCCTCCTCAAGTCTAGGTACCAGTGCCTCGTGACTCTCCACTCGGGCTTCGACCCGCAGACGGCACACCGGGGCTCTATAAGTTGCTTCGGGTCTAGGAGGCGGCCGCAGTTCTCGCACTGGTCCCCCCTAGCCCTCTCGTAGCCGCAGTATGGGCACTTCCCAATTACAAACCTGTCGGGGAGGTATATTTTGTCCCGGGGGCAGTATGGCACCTCGTCGTCTCTCGTAAAGATAAAGCCGTTTTCGTACACCCTAGCGAAGAACTCCTGGACAAACTTAATGTGCGTCTCGGAGTGGGTGTGGGTGTAGAGATCGAAGGAGATGTCCCACCTCCTGAAGAGCTCCGCCACGATTTGGTGCATCTTCAACGCGTAGTCTGCGGGATCCACCCCTAGCTGGATCGCCTCTACCTCTATCGGCGTGCCGTGCATGTCGGAGCCGGAGACAAACACCACCTCGTGACCCCTAAGCCTTAGGTATCTGGCGTATACGTCGGCCGAGAGGACGGAGCCTATCATGTTGCCCAGGTGGGGCACAGTCTGCACGTACGGCCACGCCGACCCTACGACGTACTTCGCCACGCCTCGTGGCTCGCTCAGATTTATAACTTTAACCGGAGACGCGGACCGGGCTACCCTCTCCTAAACATCGACCTTAAAAGCGCAACTGCAGCCCTCCTTGCGCCACCTTCTTCATATGCCCTGAGCACCTCCGACCACTTTACTCTTAGAACTAGCACGGTAAAAGCCACGGTTATTGCCGCCATCACCACTACAGACAGTAGCGTGTCGCCCACCACCGCTTCTACTGCGGCTGAAACCGCTCTCCCCAAGGCCACGATTATGGAGGCAAGGACGAACTTGCCGGCGAAAACCGCCAGGAAGAATCTCCTTATGTCGTACCCGGCTACGCCGAGCGGGATGTACAAAACATCGTCGGCAAGGGGGGAGATGGCGAATACAAACACCGCCACGTCAATCCCGAATTTTGAAATCTTCTGGAAAAGTCTCTTGGCGTATTCCAGCTCCTTGCCGGCTACGGCCTTACCTATTCCGTAGCCGTAAGCAAATACCACCAGCTTCCCGAGCGACGCCGCAAGCGCCGTAACGACGGCGGTTAGAAACAAGGTGACCAAGTCTCTATGTAGAGAGGCATACTCAATCGCCGCTAAATACCCGGGGAGGGGGATAAACGGGATGAAGTGGGATATAAACACTGCTAGGAAGACGCCGGCGAGCCCGGCGAAGTCAGCCATTGCTATTTACCGAACCTCCTCTGCCTTCTCGAATACTCCTCCACCACGTATAGGAGATCCTCCCTCTCGATCTCCGGCCAGAGCTTGTCTAGAAAAATCAGCTCGGAATAAGCCGTCTGGTAGAGGAGGAAGTTGCTCAGCCTCTTCTCCCCACCCGTCCTGATGACGACATCTGGCTCCGGGTTTGGCAAGTCTCTCGTATCTAGGCACTGGAATAGCGACTCCTCATTGATCTCCGCCAGCTTTACCTCCCCTGAGATGATGCGCTTCACGCACCGGACTATTTCTGCCCTCCCCCCATATCCCAATGCAAAGGTGAGGTGGCGTTCTGAGTAACTACTCGTAGCAGACTCAAGCTCTTCCATAAGCTTCACGAGTCTACCCGGTATGATAGATCTGTCGCCGATGAACCTAATTCTCACCTTGTTCTCGTGGATGAGGGGGTCTTCAATCGTCTTCTTGAACTCCTCCTCGAATATGCGGAAAAGGATTTCCAACTCCACCCTGCTCCTCTGGAGGTTTTCCGTGGACAGGGCGTAGAAAGTCACGTTTTTAATATCGCCAAACTCAAGCGCCCAGGTGAGGAAGCTCCGTACCTTCTCCACCCCCCTCTTGTAGGCGTGGTAGAAGTCCAGGCCAACCTTCTTGGCGTAGCGCCTATTCCCGTCGGGGATGACCGCGATGTGCCGCGGGACTTTAACAGACCCGTTCCCCCACATGTTCATCTCCGCCCTTCTCAATTGTGAGGAGAACAGGTTTGTCGCATGTGGCGAGGATCATCCCCTGACTCTCAAGACCCATCATCTTCTTAGGCTGGAGGTTTACGACTACCACGACGTACTTTCCAACAAAATCCTCCGGCTTGTAATACTCCGCAAGGCCGGCCAAGACTTGCCTCTTCTCGTTGCCTAGGTCAATCAGCAACTTGATAAGCTTCTTCGAGCCCTCCACACGTGAAGCTTCTACCACTTTTCCAATCCGTAGCTCCACGCGCTTGAAGTCGTCAAGCGAAATAAGCGACATCTAGGGCGTCTATGTACTCATATTTAAAGGTTAAACTTAAAATCCCGGTAGGGAGCCCCCACTGTATATATCACCACCTCCTCCAGCCGCGGCTCACCTCCGACTCTGTATTTGAACAACACAGCCACTCCCTGAACAACGTGGACAAACCCGCGTTTCTCTATGAAGCCCTCCTTGAGCTCCTCCTGCGCCGGGAGAACGTTGGCGAAGTCGCCAACAGCCGAGGCGATGTACACGTCAACTCTCTCCACAACGTCCCGTAGGCTTCTGGACTCTAGATACAGTGGCCCATCGGAGTGGACGTGTTTGACAGGAGCGCCGGTCTGCCTAACTTTCGACGCCACGTAGGAGATGGTCTGATACACTTGCTCTTTCGACGCCAGCGGCACTACTACTATGGCTGGAGGCGCGACGATCACGGCTCCTACAAGCTCTTTTTAAAAATCTTTTTGACCACCACGCCGACAGCGAGCCCGGCGACTATTGATGATATGTACAGCGTCAAGAGGAAGAGGGGGATTCTCAACACGCTCATCTCCACTGTCAACGTAACGATATTAGACCTATTAGGTTCTAGGTACTTGTTCCCCAAAAACTCGACGTAGATATCATAAACGCCGGTGCTCCCAAAGCTAAGCTCAAGCGTGGTGTTGCCAAAGATATGTCTAGCCTCCACCTCCGTTTTATTGAAGGTTTTATTCACCTTGTACAAGAGAACATCGCCTTCCGCTCTTCCCACAGGCGATTTTATCGTAATTTTCAGGGGCTCGCCTATGTCTATCAGCGTTATTCTCCTGGAAGTCTGGATAAGCACCTCAACTGGGTTTTTCACCACCTTGAAAAATTCGGCGGCACCGCATGGGTAGTACCTCTCGTCCCCTGGGAAGTACGCCGTTATGTTGTAAATCCCTGTCTCGTTGAAAACCACAGCGGTACCTGCCGCCGTGCCGTTGATAAGTATGCTCGTCGGCACGATCGAATCCACCGCTATTCTGTACCGCCTCAAGACGTACAGCTCCCCTGACCCGGCCATGTCCCCAACTATGCCAAACCTCACGACGCACTTTGCCCTGTCAACATATATGAATGTAGCCGACTCTGCATCTGAGTAGTTCAGGTCCAGGCTCTTAAACGTGGCAGACACTAGGAATACCCCACCCCGAGGTGGTTGCCATAATCTCTGAAACGACGATGCGTTGGTTAGATATATGCGGGTCCCGTTTACCCTAAGCTCGACCTCTCCCCGTACTTGTGGAGCTACGCTCACCGCAATCGGTATAGGCTCGCCGTATACCCCACTCTTTGGAACCTCCAGCCTCACATGAACCAGCGCCTTACCGACAAAAACGTTGAAGGTGGCGCTTCCCCCTATCAACCCCTGTACCCCCTTAAGAGTCGCAGTGGCTAGGTAAGTACCTGCGGCTAAGCCCACAGCCTTAAGGACCCCCACCCCATTGACAACATCGACGGTGAAGTTGTAAGAACGGTGTTGCCCAAGAAGTTGGACGGCGAGCGTTGCATTTATGGGCCTCCCAAACAGCCGCACGTAAAAAGGCACCACCAACGGCTCGCCGTAGGTGATAGAAATGGTTTTATTAACCGCAATCTCAGGCGCCGCCTCAGTAACCACGAGAGCCACAGACAACTGCGCCGGAAGAAAGTT from Pyrobaculum arsenaticum DSM 13514 includes:
- the metG gene encoding methionine--tRNA ligase; this translates as MAKYVVGSAWPYVQTVPHLGNMIGSVLSADVYARYLRLRGHEVVFVSGSDMHGTPIEVEAIQLGVDPADYALKMHQIVAELFRRWDISFDLYTHTHSETHIKFVQEFFARVYENGFIFTRDDEVPYCPRDKIYLPDRFVIGKCPYCGYERARGDQCENCGRLLDPKQLIEPRCAVCGSKPEWRVTRHWYLDLRRLEDRIRKYVEGNPHLPLNAKEMSLAMLKEGMRPRAITRDNKWGIPAPFPGAEGKTIYVWFEAVLGYISAVVEYFKKLGREEEWKRFWLDQETKVVFFVGKDNVPFHVIILPALLMASGENYVMPTTTASTEYLLYEGDKFSKSRRWGIWIDEALHLLPTDYWRFVLVYIRPENRDTSFTWQTALEVINKVLNDDVGNYANRVLSFIKSRMGGAVPPPGKPSPEDEEFISKVAQLFQKAEAHYDAIELKEAVHTVVEIAREGNKYLNARAPWELAKKDAEAANAVLYRAFWSLKYLAAGLAPVVPRSAETLWAMMGISTPLTWEEAKKPPTPGAQLGEVKPLFRKITEQDVKVLLAKLEELRAQKYSRKYPWEQVLL
- a CDS encoding VTT domain-containing protein, giving the protein MADFAGLAGVFLAVFISHFIPFIPLPGYLAAIEYASLHRDLVTLFLTAVVTALAASLGKLVVFAYGYGIGKAVAGKELEYAKRLFQKISKFGIDVAVFVFAISPLADDVLYIPLGVAGYDIRRFFLAVFAGKFVLASIIVALGRAVSAAVEAVVGDTLLSVVVMAAITVAFTVLVLRVKWSEVLRAYEEGGARRAAVALLRSMFRRG
- the uppS gene encoding polyprenyl diphosphate synthase, with product MWGNGSVKVPRHIAVIPDGNRRYAKKVGLDFYHAYKRGVEKVRSFLTWALEFGDIKNVTFYALSTENLQRSRVELEILFRIFEEEFKKTIEDPLIHENKVRIRFIGDRSIIPGRLVKLMEELESATSSYSERHLTFALGYGGRAEIVRCVKRIISGEVKLAEINEESLFQCLDTRDLPNPEPDVVIRTGGEKRLSNFLLYQTAYSELIFLDKLWPEIEREDLLYVVEEYSRRQRRFGK
- the metG gene encoding methionine--tRNA ligase subunit beta translates to MSLISLDDFKRVELRIGKVVEASRVEGSKKLIKLLIDLGNEKRQVLAGLAEYYKPEDFVGKYVVVVVNLQPKKMMGLESQGMILATCDKPVLLTIEKGGDEHVGERVC